The nucleotide window GATGCCCGCCTCCAGCCCCTCCGCCATCCGCCACGCGATGCTCAGGTCGTTCGTAAACACGTAGGCGGCGAGACCGTATTTCGTGCTGTTGGCGGCAGCGATCACCTCGTCGAGCTTGGAGAAGTCGAGCACCGGCATGACCGGCGCGAACGGCTCGTCCGTCAAAATCTTCGCGTCCGGCGTTACACCCCGCAGAATGGTGGGCTCCATGAAGTAGCCGTGCTCGAACGCCGACCCCTTGGGGCGACCGCCGCCCGTCAGGCAAGCGGCCCCCTTCCCCGTCGCATCGGCGATCAGTTCGCGGGTGGCGTCGACCCGCTTCTGTTCGATCATCGGCCCCACGACGACCCCGTCTTCCAGTCCGTTGCCGAGTTTAAGCTTCTTGGCCTCTTCGACCGCCACCTCGGTGAACTTCTTCGCGATGTCCTGGTGAACGAAGAAGCGGCTGGGGCTGATGCACACCTGTCCGTTATTGCGGAACTTGCCGAGTACGGCGGCCTTGGCGACCACTTCGGGGTCGGCGTCCGGGAACACGATGAACGGCGCGTGGCCGCCGAGTTCGAGGCTGAGCCGCTTCACTTGGTCCGCGGCCTGCTTCATAAGGATCTTGCCGACCCGCGTGGAGCCGGTGAAGCTCACCTTGCGCACCGCCGGGTTCTCCATGAACTCGGTCGCGACCTCTTCGCCCGGCCCCAGCACCATGTTCGCGACGCCCGGCGGCAGCTTGGCGTCTTCGATCAGTTCGAACAGCGCGATGCCGCACAGCGGGGTGAGTTCCGACGGCTTCGCAACGATGGTGCAACCCGCGGCCAGCGCCGGCGCGATTTTGCGGCACAGGAGCGTGAGCGGGAAGTTCCACGGCGCGATCGCACCGACCACACCGACTGGGTGCTTGATGGTCATGTGCCGCTTGGCGGCGTTGGCCGGCGGGATCACCTGCCCGTAGGCCCGCTTGCCCTCCTCCGCGAACCACTCGAAGGTGTCCGCGGAGTGCATCACCTCGCCCTTCGCCTCGACGAGGGGCTTGCCCTGCTCCATCGTCATCACCCGGCTGATGGCATCGGCGCGCTCGCGCATCAGGTCGGCGATCTTCTTCAAGAACTTCGCGCGGTCGTAGGGCGTCAATTTCATCCAGCCCGGAAGGGCCGCGGACGCCGCCGCGACGGCCTTGGCGGTGTCAGCGCGGTTACCGAAGCTGACGTCCGCAAGGGTCTCTTCGGTCGCGGGGTTGACGACCGGGAGCTTGTTACCGGTGGACGACTCGCACCACGCCCCGTTGATGAACAGTTGGCGGTTCTTGACGGGCAAAGCGGACATCGTTGGACTCCAAAAAAAAGACGTGGCGAGATGCAGGTATGCTACGCACCGCCGAACGGAGCGAGCAGTGCCGCCTGACCGATCGCACACGGTCCGAGATCCCGCACAGCCGTCGGCTTCCGCACAATGCGATTGGACCGCTGCCCCGAGGCGTGTGTTGCCACGCCTGTGGAACTGAAACGCACCAATCACGCGCCTGCCGCGGTGTAGCGCGGGTGACCGGCGCGCACCGCCGTTGACAGCGACGCGACAGGCGCGGGCCACTGACAGACGGGCGAAGGCGGTGCTGCGGCGCGACCGGCGGCAAAACGTTAGCGGCTCCGGCGGAGTGCCCTTGGGTCGGGGTCCGCCGGAGCCGGTTAAAGAGAGCGAAGGCACCGCGACCCGCTCCCAGCACGGGCCGCGGTCGCTGCTGGCTCTGAAACAGCGCCCCGGGGAGTGAGGCCGGGGGCACAGCTATCATCGAACCGAGGCCGGGTAATTTGCAGGGGTAATTAATCAATACGGGCGAGCCAGAGAGTATTAATTATAATCGCCTTATCAATAGATCGAATTTACAGCCGCCCTGACTGAAAGTGTCGCCCCCGGCGGATCGGACAAATCGGTACCGAGATGGACCTGGGAAGCAAGAACGACGGGCACATGTGCTTGGTGCCCGGCTGAGCGCGAGTTTGCCAGGGCTAAATCCGACCCTGGCGCGGAGGCTCGTCGACGCGACTCACCCGATGCCCCCGTGCCGGAAGTCCACCCGTGGTATCATTGATGTCGGGATCGACTGGTGGAATGCTGCTTCGGAAGCGCCCGGGCGATCACTTCGGGCGGCGATCTTGAGGGCCACACATGAAAGTCGTCGCGCTGAGTGTCGGCGGGCCGCGCGAGATTGAATGGAACGGCGATACGGTGCGGACCTCGATCTTCAAGACGCCGACCGAGCGCCGGCTACGGGTTTCCGCGCTCAACATCGAAGGAGACGAGCAGTCGGATCTGTCGGTCCACGGCGGGACCGAGAAGGCCGTGTACGCGTACCCGTCCGAGCACTACCCGTTGTGGCAGAAGGACCTCTCGGGCGCGGACCTGTCCGAAGCGGCGTTCGGAGAAAACCTGACCACCGAAGGGCTGACGGAAGAGGTGCGCATCGGCGACCGATTCCGAATCGGGACGGCCGAGTTCGTTGTCACCCAGCCCCGCATGCCCTGCTTCAAATTGGGGATCAAGTTCGGGCGGCAAGACGTACTCCGCCGGATGCTCAGGACCGGCCGAACCGGGTTCTATTTCTCGGTAGCGGTTGAGGGCGAGATCGGTGCCGGCGACACCATCGAGTTGGTTCAGGAATCGCAAGACGAACTGACCGTGAGTGATGTGGTCCGACTGTTCACAGTGGAAGCAAAGAACCAAACCCTGCTCCGCAGGGTCATGCGGTCCCCGGTGCTGCCGCAGAACTGGAAGGACTACTTCGGCGAACGGCTCGAGTGATTCGTGACTCCTCGGCCATACTCATTTCGCGCCTCTTCCGAGAGTCAGTGCGGTTGAGCGATAGCGGGTCTGGCGACCTCGGTATATCGGCGAGTCCGATGGTCCGGTTTAGCATGTGCGGTCAGTCTCGCCGCTCATTGTGTCCTTCAGGAGTGGCAACGCCTGAGGCCAACCGATACGGAGGCCAGCGAGGCATTGCCATCTGGTAGGGGCTCCGATGAGCGATGAAGCGGCGCTGCGGCGAGCGATCGACGCTGAGCCGGACGGTGATACGCCGCGGCTCGTATATGCCGGCTGGCTCGACGACACTGGACCTGGGCACTCTGGACGACGAGACGGCGATCGTCGGGCTCGGCAACCTCCCCAACTTACAATCGCTGACACTCAACGGACGCGAATACACCAGAGGCGAATTTCAGGAATTCGCGGCACAAGTGCTAAAACGTGCGGACGCTCTCTCAAAACCCACTTACGGCTTGTTGGGATGATCCCTCGCTTTGTGCGAAGTGACGTTGCGAACGCCATTTTCCCTTTGCCGGTTCCAGCCCGAAGCGGGAGCCACGGCGTCGGTCAGAATTGTAACTACCCAGCTTCGCGCCGGTCGTGGGCAATCCCACCGTGGCGGCCCTTCGTCTAAGGGGTATAATCGGGTATTGCGTTTCCGCAACGCCCCGGTGCCGAACACGCCAGGTAGCTCGTCTGCCTTCGGAGATCGCTGAAATGGCCGCGGTTCTCGAACCGAAAGACCCCACGGAAGCCGCCGCGAAGCTCGGCTCGCAGGTGGACGAGCAACTCGCACAGGCCACGACCCGCATCCGCGCCCACGACCTCGCGCTCGGCGCGCTGGTGCTCGTCGCGTTCGTGCTGGCCTACGCCACCGCGGTGATCCTGCTCGACAAATTCATCGACCTCCCGCAGTGGCTCCGGCAACTGTCGCTGCTCGGGTTCATCGGGGCGCTCGCGGCCATCACCTACCTCACAATCGTGACCCCGCTCCGCAAGAAGATCAACCCGCTCTACGCGGCGAAACAGGTCGAGAGCACCATCGACGACGCCAAGAACAGCGTCACCGGGTACGTCGACGCCCAACAGAAGGG belongs to Gemmata obscuriglobus and includes:
- a CDS encoding TIGR02996 domain-containing protein, which codes for MSDEAALRRAIDAEPDGDTPRLVYAGWLDDTGPGHSGRRDGDRRARQPPQLTIADTQRTRIHQRRISGIRGTSAKTCGRSLKTHLRLVGMIPRFVRSDVANAIFPLPVPARSGSHGVGQNCNYPASRRSWAIPPWRPFV
- a CDS encoding NAD-dependent succinate-semialdehyde dehydrogenase, which encodes MSALPVKNRQLFINGAWCESSTGNKLPVVNPATEETLADVSFGNRADTAKAVAAASAALPGWMKLTPYDRAKFLKKIADLMRERADAISRVMTMEQGKPLVEAKGEVMHSADTFEWFAEEGKRAYGQVIPPANAAKRHMTIKHPVGVVGAIAPWNFPLTLLCRKIAPALAAGCTIVAKPSELTPLCGIALFELIEDAKLPPGVANMVLGPGEEVATEFMENPAVRKVSFTGSTRVGKILMKQAADQVKRLSLELGGHAPFIVFPDADPEVVAKAAVLGKFRNNGQVCISPSRFFVHQDIAKKFTEVAVEEAKKLKLGNGLEDGVVVGPMIEQKRVDATRELIADATGKGAACLTGGGRPKGSAFEHGYFMEPTILRGVTPDAKILTDEPFAPVMPVLDFSKLDEVIAAANSTKYGLAAYVFTNDLSIAWRMAEGLEAGIIGLNDPVPATPQCPFGGMKESGMGRELAHEGLEAYLETKYVSMMLRG
- a CDS encoding MOSC domain-containing protein, which translates into the protein MKVVALSVGGPREIEWNGDTVRTSIFKTPTERRLRVSALNIEGDEQSDLSVHGGTEKAVYAYPSEHYPLWQKDLSGADLSEAAFGENLTTEGLTEEVRIGDRFRIGTAEFVVTQPRMPCFKLGIKFGRQDVLRRMLRTGRTGFYFSVAVEGEIGAGDTIELVQESQDELTVSDVVRLFTVEAKNQTLLRRVMRSPVLPQNWKDYFGERLE